One window of the Mytilus galloprovincialis chromosome 14, xbMytGall1.hap1.1, whole genome shotgun sequence genome contains the following:
- the LOC143059263 gene encoding E3 ubiquitin-protein ligase NRDP1-like, which produces MGYEVNRFQGDVDEELICPICSSVLEEPLQAPACEHAFCAACIQEWLTRQPTCPVDRNPITPNQLKPVPRILRNLLSRLQITCDNVGYGCTAVVKLDMLAAHLQECEHNPKKPVHCELGCGLVVPKDELKEHNCVRELRNLVQQQQHKMAEMSTELTEHKLQINEQKRELQLLKEYMRSMRVSNPRMREIQTEMEHADVIRWSNSLQAARVTRWGGMISTPDAVLQAVIKRALIDSGCPSHIVNELMENAHERRWPTGLSTLETRQLNRRQYENYVTKRIPGKQAVVMISCENQHMPEDLIMEPGIVMIFAHGVE; this is translated from the exons ATGGGATATGAAGTAAACAGATTTCAGGGCGATGTTGACGAGGAGCTGATATGTCCTATCTGTAGCAGTGTTTTAGAAGAACCCCTACAG gCTCCAGCATGTGAACATGCCTTTTGTGCAGCATGTATACAGGAATGGCTAACACGTCAACCTACCTGCCCTGTTGATAGAAACCCTATCACACCCAACCAACTTAAACCCGTCCCTCGTATCCTACGTAATCTACTGTCTCGTCTCCAAATCACATGTGACAATGTTGGTTATGGCTGTACAGCTGTGGTCAAACTGGACATGTTAGCAGCACATCTACAAGAATGTGAACATAACCCCAAGAAACCAGTCCATTGTGAACTTGGATGTGGTCTTGTTGTGCCAAAAGATGAACTGAAG gaACATAATTGTGTGAGAGAGTTAAGGAATCTTGTACAGCAGCAGCAACACAAAATGGCAGAAATGTCAACAGAACTGACAGAACACAAATTACAAATTAATGAACAAAAACGAGAATTACAGCTTTTAAAG gAGTACATGAGATCAATGCGAGTATCCAATCCAAGAATGAGAGAAATACAAACAGAAATGGAACATGCTGATGTTATCAG ATGGAGTAATAGTTTACAGGCTGCCAGAGTGACACGTTGGGGTGGAATGATATCTACCCCTGATGCTGTATTGCAAGCTGTGATAAAAAGGGCATTGATAGACAGCGGTTGTCCATCGCATATTGTGAATGAGTTGATGGAGAATGCCCACGAAAGACGATGGCCGACTGGACTTAGTACGTTAGAGACGAGACAGCTAAATAGACGACAGTATGAAAATTATGTGACTAAAAGGATTCCAG gtaaaCAAGCAGTTGTGATGATATCTTGTGAAAATCAACATATGCCTGAAGATTTAATAATGGAACCTGGAATTGTCATGATATTTGCTCATGGAGTAGAATAA